One genomic window of Scatophagus argus isolate fScaArg1 chromosome 16, fScaArg1.pri, whole genome shotgun sequence includes the following:
- the LOC124073616 gene encoding perforin-1-like isoform X2, translating into MQSDQRINHWFASITQLNSNMFLLNICICVGLMLSLPQCTHQSCTDGTPKQCLDADFAPGTNLAGEGFDITKMERKGAFVIDMNKWKRKDKTCTLCSNPYLENRKQKLPLSVVDWRPKHSCSMKVASKLHRSSESLVSSSSSSVENNWKANLDVQAGEKEGSVMLAGTNSKLAEYSMEKTKNDKFSFTSHSMSCEYYSYRVSSTPRLHKEFLKAVKQLPQTYSPEYKQRFYKLIDNFGTHYLTKVKLGGSVQSVTSIRQCQASLQGLSVEEVEMCLEAEASASVKATVKAELKHCKKDIDKMESKTSFSGLFNDRFTEIKGGYTSEPDLLFSSDKNPSAYKEWLNTLPQNPDIFSYSLDSLHELLPANNPARKNLRLAISHYILEKGLWKNCSERCQAGIKSDPRDQCVCQCHNDPAVNQDCCPARRGMARVIITVQRASGLWGDHTTATDGYVKVFFNGLMVRRSPVINNNNDPHWGTVIDLGTQDLSAGPRVRFEVWDQDNNWDDDLLGQCEQPLSSGVKEDLCTLQHGRLFYKWEVKCAPSLSGSLCTDYKPSPMSQSLKKLYVSRHAHPVPKAVLIEMGVFVDETSSQRNQSLSTETQKVDVI; encoded by the exons ATGCAGTCAGATCAAAG gaTAAACCATTGGTTTGCCTCCATCACCCAACttaacagcaacatgtttcTGCTAAATATTTGCATCTGCGTGGGGCTCATGCTGTCCCTCCCTCAGTGTACCCATCAGTCCTGCACTGACGGGACACCCAAGCAGTGCTTGGATGCAGATTTCGCTCCAGGTACCAATTTGGCCGGGGAAGGCTTTGACATCACCAAAATGGAACGTAAGGGGGCCTTCGTGATCGACATGAATAAGTGGAAACGCAAGGACAAGACGTGCACCCTGTGCAGCAACCCCTATCTGgagaacagaaagcaaaagCTTCCCTTGTCAGTGGTGGACTGGAGGCCAAAGCACTCCTGCAGCATGAAAGTGGCCTCTAAACTCCACCGATCCAGCGAGTCTCTGGTCAGTTCCAGCAGCTCTTCAGTTGAAAACAACTGGAAGGCCAATCTAGATGTTCAAGCAGGTGAAAAAGAAGGCTCGGTGATGCTAGCTGGTACCAATTCTAAACTGGCTGAATACTCCATGGAAAAAACTAAGAATGACAAGTTCAGCTTCACAAGCCACAGCATGTCCTGTGAGTATTACAG CTACCGAGTGTCCAGCACGCCCAGGCTGCACAAAGAATTTCTTAAAGCAGTGAAGCAGCTCCCCCAAACCTACAGCCCTGAATACAAGCAACGATTTTACAAACTGATCGACAACTTTGGCACCCATTACCTCACCAAG GTGAAGTTGGGAGGAAGTGTTCAGTCTGTGACCAGCATCAGGCAGTGCCAGGCCAGCCTGCAGGGCCTCAgcgtggaggaggtggagatgtgCCTGGAAGCTGAGGCGTCCGCCAGCGTCAAAGCCACAGTTAAAGCTGAATTAAAGCACTGCAAGAAGGACATCGACAAGATGGAAAGTAAAACATCCTTCTCTGGCCTCTTCAATGACAG gttcacagaaataaaaggtGGGTACACGTCAGAGCCGGaccttctcttttcttctgacAAAAATCCATCGGCCTACAAGGAATGGCTGAACACACTGCCACAGAATCCAGACATATTCTCATATTCCTTGGACTCACTCCATGAGCTACTGCCCGCTAACAACCCTGCCCGAAAGAACCTGCGCTTGGCTATTAGCCATTATATCCTGGAGAAAGGCCTGTGGAAGAACTGCAGTGAGCGCTGTCAGGCCGGCATCAAGAGCGACCCGAGGGATCAATGCGTCTGCCAATGCCACAATGACCCAGCTGTAAACCAAGACTGCTGTCCAGCCCGCAGGGGCATGGCACGGGTCATCATCACTGTACAACGGGCTTCTGGTCTTTGGGGAGACCACACCACAGCCACAGACGGCTACGTGAAAGTGTTCTTCAACGGACTGATGGTTCGTCGTTCTCCtgtcattaacaacaacaacgatCCACATTGGGGCACTGTCATTGACCTGGGAACTCAGGACTTGTCAGCAGGACCAAGAGTGAGATTTGAGGTGTGGGATCAGGACAACAACTGGGACGACGACCTGCTGGGACAATGTGAGCAACCTCTGTCTTCTGGAGTGAAGGAGGATCTCTGCACCCTGCAGCATGGCAGGCTGTTCTACAAATGGGAGGTGAAATGTGCTCCGAGTCTGAGTGGAAGTTTATGCACGGACTACAAACCTTCACCTATGAGTCAAAGTTTGAAGAAGCTGTATGTGTCCCGTCATGCCCACCCTGTTCCAAAGGCCGTCCTGATAGAGATGGGCGTGTTTGTGGATGAAACGAGCTCACAGAGAAACCAGAGTCTTAGTACAGAGACTCAAAAGGTTGATGTGATATAA
- the LOC124073616 gene encoding perforin-1-like isoform X1, whose translation MRCEQARRRINHWFASITQLNSNMFLLNICICVGLMLSLPQCTHQSCTDGTPKQCLDADFAPGTNLAGEGFDITKMERKGAFVIDMNKWKRKDKTCTLCSNPYLENRKQKLPLSVVDWRPKHSCSMKVASKLHRSSESLVSSSSSSVENNWKANLDVQAGEKEGSVMLAGTNSKLAEYSMEKTKNDKFSFTSHSMSCEYYSYRVSSTPRLHKEFLKAVKQLPQTYSPEYKQRFYKLIDNFGTHYLTKVKLGGSVQSVTSIRQCQASLQGLSVEEVEMCLEAEASASVKATVKAELKHCKKDIDKMESKTSFSGLFNDRFTEIKGGYTSEPDLLFSSDKNPSAYKEWLNTLPQNPDIFSYSLDSLHELLPANNPARKNLRLAISHYILEKGLWKNCSERCQAGIKSDPRDQCVCQCHNDPAVNQDCCPARRGMARVIITVQRASGLWGDHTTATDGYVKVFFNGLMVRRSPVINNNNDPHWGTVIDLGTQDLSAGPRVRFEVWDQDNNWDDDLLGQCEQPLSSGVKEDLCTLQHGRLFYKWEVKCAPSLSGSLCTDYKPSPMSQSLKKLYVSRHAHPVPKAVLIEMGVFVDETSSQRNQSLSTETQKVDVI comes from the exons gaTAAACCATTGGTTTGCCTCCATCACCCAACttaacagcaacatgtttcTGCTAAATATTTGCATCTGCGTGGGGCTCATGCTGTCCCTCCCTCAGTGTACCCATCAGTCCTGCACTGACGGGACACCCAAGCAGTGCTTGGATGCAGATTTCGCTCCAGGTACCAATTTGGCCGGGGAAGGCTTTGACATCACCAAAATGGAACGTAAGGGGGCCTTCGTGATCGACATGAATAAGTGGAAACGCAAGGACAAGACGTGCACCCTGTGCAGCAACCCCTATCTGgagaacagaaagcaaaagCTTCCCTTGTCAGTGGTGGACTGGAGGCCAAAGCACTCCTGCAGCATGAAAGTGGCCTCTAAACTCCACCGATCCAGCGAGTCTCTGGTCAGTTCCAGCAGCTCTTCAGTTGAAAACAACTGGAAGGCCAATCTAGATGTTCAAGCAGGTGAAAAAGAAGGCTCGGTGATGCTAGCTGGTACCAATTCTAAACTGGCTGAATACTCCATGGAAAAAACTAAGAATGACAAGTTCAGCTTCACAAGCCACAGCATGTCCTGTGAGTATTACAG CTACCGAGTGTCCAGCACGCCCAGGCTGCACAAAGAATTTCTTAAAGCAGTGAAGCAGCTCCCCCAAACCTACAGCCCTGAATACAAGCAACGATTTTACAAACTGATCGACAACTTTGGCACCCATTACCTCACCAAG GTGAAGTTGGGAGGAAGTGTTCAGTCTGTGACCAGCATCAGGCAGTGCCAGGCCAGCCTGCAGGGCCTCAgcgtggaggaggtggagatgtgCCTGGAAGCTGAGGCGTCCGCCAGCGTCAAAGCCACAGTTAAAGCTGAATTAAAGCACTGCAAGAAGGACATCGACAAGATGGAAAGTAAAACATCCTTCTCTGGCCTCTTCAATGACAG gttcacagaaataaaaggtGGGTACACGTCAGAGCCGGaccttctcttttcttctgacAAAAATCCATCGGCCTACAAGGAATGGCTGAACACACTGCCACAGAATCCAGACATATTCTCATATTCCTTGGACTCACTCCATGAGCTACTGCCCGCTAACAACCCTGCCCGAAAGAACCTGCGCTTGGCTATTAGCCATTATATCCTGGAGAAAGGCCTGTGGAAGAACTGCAGTGAGCGCTGTCAGGCCGGCATCAAGAGCGACCCGAGGGATCAATGCGTCTGCCAATGCCACAATGACCCAGCTGTAAACCAAGACTGCTGTCCAGCCCGCAGGGGCATGGCACGGGTCATCATCACTGTACAACGGGCTTCTGGTCTTTGGGGAGACCACACCACAGCCACAGACGGCTACGTGAAAGTGTTCTTCAACGGACTGATGGTTCGTCGTTCTCCtgtcattaacaacaacaacgatCCACATTGGGGCACTGTCATTGACCTGGGAACTCAGGACTTGTCAGCAGGACCAAGAGTGAGATTTGAGGTGTGGGATCAGGACAACAACTGGGACGACGACCTGCTGGGACAATGTGAGCAACCTCTGTCTTCTGGAGTGAAGGAGGATCTCTGCACCCTGCAGCATGGCAGGCTGTTCTACAAATGGGAGGTGAAATGTGCTCCGAGTCTGAGTGGAAGTTTATGCACGGACTACAAACCTTCACCTATGAGTCAAAGTTTGAAGAAGCTGTATGTGTCCCGTCATGCCCACCCTGTTCCAAAGGCCGTCCTGATAGAGATGGGCGTGTTTGTGGATGAAACGAGCTCACAGAGAAACCAGAGTCTTAGTACAGAGACTCAAAAGGTTGATGTGATATAA